The DNA region AGTCGGTGATAACCTGCGGTAATAGACATTCCACAATAACCAATACCTATAATCATGAATACCCAATGCCATAAGTCGAAACCAACCAAGTAGCCGTATAAGGGTACCCCTATTAGGGCAATGGTGGTGGTTAAAACAAATACAGAGACATTCAACCAAATAATTTTCGGCTTGCGTGTTGGCTCTGTCTGAGCCACTGAGCGCAACGGCTCTTTAGATTTATTCATTAACTTATTTAAACTCTTTAAATTTTCAATTCTGTAAGGTTTCAGCGTATGAATACGTTCAACCATTTCAGCGTACACATGTTCACTGAATTATATCGTCAGCCTTCATGAAATACAATACACAGTGCACTTTATTCGCTCAGTCGCCTGGTTTGGCGTCGCCACTGTTCAAGTGAGCGGATGTAGATTAATATGTCCCTAAGAATCAACAACCTATGGCCGACTCATGACAGGGATCCGAGCTCAACAAAAAGAAAAGACGCGTCTCGCTATCATTGACGCGGCGCTCAATCAGCTCAGTGCCGACCAAAACTTTTCTAGTTTGAGCCTGCGCGAGGTTGCTCGAGAAGCTGGAATCGCTCCAACATCCTTTTATAGGCACTTTAAAGATATGGAAGAGCTTGGACTGACACTCGTTGATGAGTGTGGCATGACGCTACGTCAACTGATGCGGAGTGCGAGAAAGCGCTTTGACGATAAAACCAGCGTCATCGTAGTTTCTGTTGAGACATTCATGGAGTTTGTGGAGCAAAACCCGAATATATTTCGCTTATTACTTAGAGAGCGTAGCGGCACTTCTAAGGCTTTTAGAGACGCTGTAGCGCGTGAAGTAAAATACTTCACCGTCGAACTCTCAGATTATCTTCAGCAATCGACTCAGCTCACTCCAGAAGTGTGCCAAGTACAAGCAGAAGCGTTAGTGACCATCACATTTAACAATGGTGCAGATTATCTCGATGCTGATGCAGAAAACCGTAAACGTCTTATTAAAACAACGATTGCCCAGTTACGTTTTATCGCGCATGGAGCTGCGTCACTCAATAGCTCAAATGATAGCCCTCTATGACGCACTTAACGGGGTTCCCTGCCGAAACGCACTCATTTCACGAACGCCACGATTGTTAATTAAGAGTCTTTTGTCTTTTTAAATAGCCTAGGCAAAGCAAAGCCTAACAACGCCCCCAAGATAAACCCGAAGCCCACGGCAAGTTGATCACTATTAATCAAAAAGCCGATCAAGCCCCCAGCACCGGCGCCAAAACTGATCTCATATAAAAAAGGTTTTTCGAAAGCATCTCGATCAATCGAGGGCGCTGCGATGCCCCCAAAGCAAAGCCCGACTAAAGTGACGAGTGCAAATTCGTGCCAATCGCCAAAGAAAAATAGCAATGAAGCCATTGCAAATGTTGACGAGAAAAATAGCATCGACACAAGGGTAATCTTTAACGCTTTCACGCTCTACAGTCCTTTTACTTAAAAATCTTTTATTAAGAATAATTCTAGTCCGCTCAACAAGCAATCACTAGACTAACGGTTGATAGTGACAAAAGCCTTGTCCCGGGTCAATTGACACTTAGATAGACTACAATTTAGCCGACTCTTGCGCTTTAAACACACCACTTTGCGTAATCAATCGGCCGAACCAAGGATGAACCACCGAAAGGTAAAACTGGAAGCGACTATTTTTAAGCGATTTTTGAAACACCAAAGTACGCCCAGGAGAAAGCCAACGAGGAAGTTTCCAGCAGCGTCCTAATCCAGTCCAATAATATTCGTCACTCTCAAAGTAAAGTGCACCGTTAATCACTCGGGTGCGCAACGACATTGAAAAGCCCCCACCTAAATATTCGCTCAGTTGATCGTTCAAAGAAATGCATTTAGTCGAGCAAACACACTCTTGATTAGTCCCACCAAAATCGTACCATCGCTCCCACGTCATCCCCTGTTTCGCTGCGTTATAAAATACCTCCACGCGAGTAGGAATATGTCTTCCGGTTGACTGTGCCAGTGGCCGACCGATGAGCCTTGTCAGCTTTGCCAAAACCCAACCGATCTTTGACAAGTGTACATAACGCATTTTGCCTACATATGTTTTTCGGCATAGCTGACTCGCAAAACGCTGCTGAATATCACTAGCCAACTCCGCCCATTGGTCCCCTATCACTCTTTGATAAGCTTCATCGTCATAACAAGAGGTTTGCGCTAAGTTAGCTTTTTCTATTTGACCGAGTTGTTGAGACATATCAAGCATCTCCTTCAATAGGCGAAAATCCATTTCGACTCGAGATATGCACGATGCCCAAAGCATCTAAAACCTTGCGAAAGTCATCAAGCTTGAGAAAGCCAGTACAAGGATAAGCTCCGCAAGGTAGACGGTCGCTTAATAACCGTTTGACCGTTAATTCTGCAGCAATGGTTGGTACGTGAGGCCCCCTTCCCTTTTTGGCAATGAGTTGCCAACGTAGAATCGCTTTTGAAGGTAGGGTCGCTTTTGAACAACGCTTTCTAGTGGCTCGCTTTTTACTCGGAAGGCCTTTAAGCTCAACAAACATAGCGCCATCATCGCTTCCCCAAGACTCCATCCATCGACTCACTCTCACTAGCGGCTTAGCGTATCGTCGCCAGTTGTTGACCCAATGCATTCGCGTTAACCAAGATAATGCCCAAAGCCCTATGTGCATTAATGAAACTTCGAGTCCTGCCTGAAAACTAACCGATTGCAATTGAGGGTATTGTTTAGGCAACAACTCAAGATCGGGAACATCGCAATTAGCCAGCCAGCGAGTGCCAATCGAATGTTCAAATTTATATTTTCGAAGATTCTGCCAACCATAAACTGGTTTAAAACGACCATCTATCCACTGGGTAAAAGGTTGCCCGACATAACTTAAAATAGATGAGACTGTCCCTAAACCACGCTCCGTTTGATTTCCAGGACAAATACCAATGGCTACGTCGGATAGCTCTGAAAATTCCTTTTGATAATGTTCAACAACCGCGTTGCT from Pleionea litopenaei includes:
- the fabR gene encoding HTH-type transcriptional repressor FabR, with the protein product MTGIRAQQKEKTRLAIIDAALNQLSADQNFSSLSLREVAREAGIAPTSFYRHFKDMEELGLTLVDECGMTLRQLMRSARKRFDDKTSVIVVSVETFMEFVEQNPNIFRLLLRERSGTSKAFRDAVAREVKYFTVELSDYLQQSTQLTPEVCQVQAEALVTITFNNGADYLDADAENRKRLIKTTIAQLRFIAHGAASLNSSNDSPL
- a CDS encoding DUF4166 domain-containing protein, coding for MSQQLGQIEKANLAQTSCYDDEAYQRVIGDQWAELASDIQQRFASQLCRKTYVGKMRYVHLSKIGWVLAKLTRLIGRPLAQSTGRHIPTRVEVFYNAAKQGMTWERWYDFGGTNQECVCSTKCISLNDQLSEYLGGGFSMSLRTRVINGALYFESDEYYWTGLGRCWKLPRWLSPGRTLVFQKSLKNSRFQFYLSVVHPWFGRLITQSGVFKAQESAKL
- a CDS encoding saccharopine dehydrogenase family protein; the protein is MKHLILLGATGVFMRRLLPRLIQIKQLSITLIARDLSKLERLKKSSTLYSNVDLLALDKDAEGFAQVLAYLKPDILINGAGPYEFSNSLDCFKIASVCCEIGCDYIDLADNREFVSHFHESLDNLAKASKVVLVTGASSVPALSNAVVEHYQKEFSELSDVAIGICPGNQTERGLGTVSSILSYVGQPFTQWIDGRFKPVYGWQNLRKYKFEHSIGTRWLANCDVPDLELLPKQYPQLQSVSFQAGLEVSLMHIGLWALSWLTRMHWVNNWRRYAKPLVRVSRWMESWGSDDGAMFVELKGLPSKKRATRKRCSKATLPSKAILRWQLIAKKGRGPHVPTIAAELTVKRLLSDRLPCGAYPCTGFLKLDDFRKVLDALGIVHISSRNGFSPIEGDA